The Mytilus galloprovincialis chromosome 4, xbMytGall1.hap1.1, whole genome shotgun sequence genome contains a region encoding:
- the LOC143073339 gene encoding protein FAM221B-like yields the protein MSKQPVPKTTGTKPKQTIGAGRASPAGRGAPSGRGSPAGRGAPSGRGKAVLPRGMQPIAMKKQDGMLVPEGYTMRKIEPAKNYDVVSFARAMNQDFAPRLKKLFDPEVEAALTAQKTGIYIGWRCPEFKHDCQRVNDYSKCFCGHLLNGHANYTGKSVQVPCRQGGCKCKGFAWIPSRPEDVGEFWHQRRRDFDPSTWRAKCRCKHTHEEHEPTGMRRCRSRGCSCGHFDSNFLCAACDNHWERHDTFFETEDIRRQDGLPVGTDYIPFAEMPDLRNIALTGDENDDSKYLALTQGEGSIPQSNRPMGNDTPVNFGGNKSGFKPVYD from the exons ATGAGTAAACAACCAGTCCCAAAAACAACTGGTACTAAGCCAAAACAG ACAATAGGTGCAGGTAGAGCTTCTCCAGCAGGAAGGGGAGCTCCTTCAGGTAGAGGTTCTCCTGCAGGAAGGGGAGCTCCTTCAGGTAGAGGAAAAGCAGTATTACCACGAGGCATGCAACCTATTGCCATGAAAAAACAAGATGGAATGTTAGTTCCTGAAg GATACACCATGAGAAAAATAGAACCAGCCAAGAACTATGATGTTGTATCATTTGCCAGAGCCATGAATCAAGATTTTGCTCCGAGACTAAAGAAGTTATTTGATCCAGAAGTTGAAGCTGCCTTAACTGCTCAGAAAACAG GAATCTATATTGGATGGAGATGTCCAGAGTTTAAACACGATTGTCAAAGGGTTAATGATTATTCCAAATGTTTCTGTGGTCATCTGTTAAATGGACATGCAAATTACACAG GAAAGAGTGTACAGGTACCATGTCGACAAGGGGGGTGTAAGTGTAAAGGTTTTGCTTGGATTCCTTCACGTCCTGAGGATGTAGGTGAATTCTGGCATCAACGTAGAAGAGATTTTGATCCTAGTACATGGAGAGCTAAATGTCGTTGTAAACACACACATGAAGAACATGAACCAACAGGGATGAGAAGATGTAGATCTAGAG GATGTTCTTGTGGCCATTTTGATTCTAACTTTCTGTGTGCTGCTTGTGATAACCATTGGGAGAGACATGACACTTTCTTTGAAACAGAAGATATCAGAAGACAAGATGGACTTCCTGTTG gaaCTGACTATATACCATTTGCTGAAATGCCAGATCTGAGAAATATAGCTCTGACAGGAGATgaaaatgatgattctaaataTTTAGCCTTGACCCAAGGTGAAGGGTCAATACCACAATCCAATAGACCAATGGGAAACGATACACCAGTGAACTTTGGCGGAAATAAAAGTGGATTTAAACCTGTCTATGATTGA